The Mucilaginibacter terrae region CTTCAAAGTTAACGGCATCTTCTATCAGGGCTTTTAAATCACTTTGCGGAATGGTATCGCCCAGTAAATGTTTGGCAACCTCAAAGGCAAGCTGCGGCAGCGTATAGTTGGGCAATTGCTCAAAAAAGCTATCGGGCAGGCGCGGAATTTCAACCGGCATATACAGGCCTTTATCCTGCGGCATGCTGTTAAACACGGCTTCCTGAAAAGATACCTTCGAAGAAGGGTTATTGGTACTGTAAAGTTTCATTATGATTTACTTATGTTAGCTGTGAGGACACAGCCATCGGCGGAATTATTTTTTGTGTTGTTTATGCCATGCTGTACGGATAGGGAGTAATCTTAGTGGTAAAGCTCATCACTCTGAAAGATTTCTCTCTATCGTTCGAAATGACAGTTTTGAATCTTGGTTTATTTAGTTCCTGGTTCTTGCTTCTCAGTGCTACTGCCACTAAATCACTGCCTCTAAATCACTCTCGGCCCTGCATCATTAATAGTAGACACGTAGGCGTTTGATGCAATTTTAATACTGGCCAAATGGCTTTGCAGTATTTGCGTAATAGTTTTAGCAGTTTCCTCATCGCGGGTAAAGGCAAATACCGATGGACCCGAACCTGAGATACCGAAGCTTACGGCACCGGCTTTCATGGCCAGTTCGCGCATTACATAAAAATCGGGGATGAGCATGGAGCGCACCGGCTCAACCAGTACATCTTTCATGCTGCGGCCAATCAGGTCAATATCCTGGGTGTACAGTCCGCTCACCAACCCGGCAATATTGCCCCACTGGGTAACGGCATCCTTCATATATATTTTATCGCGGATGATCTGGCGTGCCTCGCGGGTGGGCACATCCACATCGGGGAATACGATGGCGCAATACAAATCTTTAGGATGCGGTAAACGTATCACGTCCAGCGGCTCATAGCTACGGATAAGTACAAAGCCGCCCAGCAAGGCCGGTGCCACGTTATCGGCGTGACCATGACCACAGGCCATTTCCTCACCCTTCATGGCAAAGGGCAATAGCTTGGCTACATCGGTATCATCGCCCAAAAGGGTTTTTATGGCAAATAAACCTGCAACCGTACTGGCGCTACTGCTGCCTAATCCGCTGCCTATGGGCATTTTTTTGTGCAGTTCAATATCTAAACCAATATCGGTACGGCCAATGCTTTCTAAATAATGCTGTACGCTTACGCTTACCGTGTTCTTTTCGGCAGCAAGCGGCAGGCGGCCGTTATCGCCGGTAATTTTGCTGATGGTAATGCCCGGCTTATCGGTAACCCGCATAATTACCTCATCGCCCGGCTCGTTAACCGCAAAGCCCAGTACGTCAAACCCGCATACCACGTTAGCCACGGTAGCCGGGGCAAAAACCTTTACCTCGGTGCCAATAACTGGGTGCTGGTTCAAATTCTTTACTGGCATCGCTTCTTCTAATTCTTGTTCCATTTATTTTACGCTACAAAAAGCGTCTTGATTCCTTATTCTGTACTCTTTATTCTTAATTAGCGCCTACATTTATCAAATCGGCAAATACACCGGCAGCGGTTACTTCGGCTCCTGCACCCGGGCCTTTTACTACCATCGGGCG contains the following coding sequences:
- a CDS encoding homoserine kinase, translating into MPVKNLNQHPVIGTEVKVFAPATVANVVCGFDVLGFAVNEPGDEVIMRVTDKPGITISKITGDNGRLPLAAEKNTVSVSVQHYLESIGRTDIGLDIELHKKMPIGSGLGSSSASTVAGLFAIKTLLGDDTDVAKLLPFAMKGEEMACGHGHADNVAPALLGGFVLIRSYEPLDVIRLPHPKDLYCAIVFPDVDVPTREARQIIRDKIYMKDAVTQWGNIAGLVSGLYTQDIDLIGRSMKDVLVEPVRSMLIPDFYVMRELAMKAGAVSFGISGSGPSVFAFTRDEETAKTITQILQSHLASIKIASNAYVSTINDAGPRVI